The following proteins are co-located in the Cryptococcus neoformans var. grubii H99 chromosome 1, complete sequence genome:
- a CDS encoding hsp75-like protein: MSAEDVFEGAIGIDLGTTYSCVGVWQNDRVEIIANDQGNRTTPSYVAFTEGERLIGDAAKNQSAMNPLNTIFDAKRLIGRRYDDADVKKDMKHWPFSVIDKDGSPYVEVDYLNEKKTFSPQEISAMVLTKMKEIAEAKIGKTVKKAVVTVPAYFNDSQRLATKDAGAIAGLEVLRIINEPTAAAIAYGLDEKTEEERNVLIFDLGGGTFDVSLLTIQGKVFSVKATAGDTHLGGEDFDNNLLEHFKAEFKRKTKLDISDDARALRRLRSACERAKRTLSSVTQTTVEVDSLYQGTDFSSNITRARFEEINAVAFKSTVDPVEKVLKDSKIPAAKVDDIVLVGGSTRIPKIQSLVSEYFGGRQLNKSINPDEAVAYGAAVQAAVLTGQTSDKTADLLLLDVAPLSLGVAMQGDIFGVVLPRNTPIPSNKSRVFTTVEDNQTTVMFPVYEGERTQCKDNRLLGEFELSGIPPMPRGQAELVCTFEVDANGLLKVSAQDRASGRKAQITIQNSVGRLSSEEIQAMIKDAEQFKNADKDFSARHEAKSDLEAYLHTCEQSISAPELSMKIKRGARAAVESEIAKALEKLEQEDATADELKKAQLGVKRAMQKAMASAR, translated from the exons ATGTCCGCTGAAGACGTTTTCGAGGGTGCCATTGGTATCG ACCTTGGTACTACCTACTCTTGTGTCGGTGTCTGGCAAAACGACCGAGTCGAG ATCATCGCCAACG ACCAGGGTAACCGAACCACCCCTTCTTACGTCGCCTTCACTGAGGGCGAGCGTTTGAttggtgatg CCGCCAAGAACCAGTCTGCCATGAACCCTCTCAACACCATCTTCGACGCCAAGCGATTGATCGGCCGACGATACGACGACGCTGACGTTAAGAAGGACATGAAG CACTGGCCCTTCTCCGTCATTGACAAGGACGGCTCCCCTTACGTTGAGGTTGACTACCTcaacgagaagaagactttCTCCCCCCAAGAGATCTCCGCCATGGTTCTTaccaagatgaaggagattgcTGAGGCCAAGATTGGCAAGACCGTCAAGAAGGCCGTCGTTAC CGTTCCTGCCTACTTCAACGACTCTCAGCGTCTCGCCACTAAGGACGCCGGTGCCATTGCCGGTCTTGAGGTGCTCCGTATTATCAACGAACCTACTGCTGCCGCTATTGCCTACGGTCTTGACGAGAAGACCGAGGAGGAGCGAAacgtcctcatcttcgaCTTGGGTGGTGGTACTTTCGATGTCTCTCTTCTTACCATTCAGGGCAAGGTCTTCTCTGTCAAGGCCACTGCTGGTGACACTCATCTTGGTGGTGAGGACTTCGACAACAACCTCCTTGAGCACTTCAAGGCTGAGttcaagaggaagaccaAGCTTGACATCTCTGACGACGCCCGTGCTTTGCGACGATTGAGATCTGCTTGTGAGCGTGCTAAGCGAACTCTCTCTTCCGTTACTCAGACCACCGTCGAGGTCGACTCTCTCTACCAGGGTACCGACTTCTCTTCCAACATCACCCGTGCTAGGTTCGAGGAGATCAACGCCGTCGCTTTCAAGTCTACCGTTGACCCCGTAGAGAAGGTCCTCAAGGACTCCAAGATCCCTGCCGCCAAGGTTGACGACATTGTCCTTGTTGGTGGTTCTACCCGTATCCCCAAGATCCAATCTCTCGTCTCCGAGTACTTTGGTGGTCGTCAGCTCAACAAGTCCATCAACCCCGACGAGGCTGTTGCTTACGGTGCCGCCGTCCAGGCTGCCGTCCTCACCGGTCAGACTTCCGACAAGACCGccgaccttcttctcctcgatGTCgcccctctctctcttggTGTTGCCATGCAGGGTGACATCTTCGGTGTTGTTCTCCCCCGAAACACCCCCATCCCCTCCAACAAGTCTCGAGTCTTCACCACTGTCGAGGACAACCAGACTACCGTCATGTTCCCTGTCTACGAGGGTGAGCGAACCCAGTGCAAGGACAACCGACTTCTTGGAGAGTTCGAGCTTTCTGGTATCCCCCCTATGCCCCGAGGCCAGGCCGAGCTTGTTTGTACCTTCGAGGTTGACGCTAACGGTCTCCTCAAGGTCTCTGCTCAGGACCGTGCCTCTGGCCGAAAGGCTCAGATCACCATCCAGAACTCTGTTGGCCGACTTTCTTCCGAGGAGATCCAGGCTATGATCAAGGACGCTGAGCAGTTCAAGAACGCCGACAAGGACTTCTCTGCCCGCCACGAGGCCAAGTCTGACCTTGAGGCTTACCTCCACACCT GCGAACAATCCATCTCCGCCCCTGAACTTTCTATGAAGATCAAGCGAGGAGCTCGTGCTGCCGTTGAGTCTGAGATTGCTAAGGCTCTCGAGAAGCTTGAGCAGGAGGATGCCACCGCCGACGAGCTCAAGAAGGCTCAGCTCGGTGTCAAGAGGGCCATGCAGAAGGCCATGGCTTCTGCCCGTTAA